A region from the Leptotrichia sp. OH3620_COT-345 genome encodes:
- a CDS encoding DUF871 domain-containing protein, whose translation MKKLGISIYPEKTTEEKIYRYIDKAAEAGFSRIFSCLLSVTDEKEKIKENFKRINSYAKSKGFEIILDVNPRVFSELGISYEDLSFFSEIKADGIRLDMGFTGLQESLMTFKGQGLKIEINMSMDTHYIDTIMDYRPNKANLIGCHNFYPHAYTGLGIDFFNRCTERFTKYGLRTAAFITSQAENTFGPWPVTQGLPTLEIHRYLPVETQFRHYMALETIDDIIISNCYPTDREIEKLKNVRKDMVSFAVELISDIPEVERKIVTEELHFNRGDVSENVIRSTNSRVKYKGHNFKLFNAPEIIKRGDIIIESSEYGHYAGELMIALKEMKNTGKSNVVGKIFEHEQFILDYIKPWQKFAFSEK comes from the coding sequence ATGAAAAAACTTGGAATTTCAATTTATCCTGAAAAAACAACAGAAGAAAAAATATACAGATATATTGACAAAGCTGCAGAAGCAGGTTTTTCAAGAATATTCAGCTGTCTTTTATCCGTAACCGATGAAAAGGAAAAAATAAAGGAAAATTTTAAAAGAATAAATTCGTATGCAAAATCAAAAGGATTTGAAATAATTTTAGATGTAAATCCTCGAGTATTTTCTGAGTTGGGAATAAGTTATGAAGACTTGAGTTTTTTCAGTGAAATAAAAGCTGATGGAATAAGGCTCGATATGGGTTTTACAGGATTGCAGGAAAGTCTGATGACTTTTAAAGGTCAGGGATTGAAAATAGAAATAAATATGAGTATGGACACTCATTATATAGATACTATAATGGATTACAGACCGAATAAAGCAAATTTGATCGGGTGTCATAACTTTTATCCTCATGCTTATACCGGACTTGGAATAGATTTTTTTAACAGATGTACTGAAAGATTTACAAAATATGGTTTGAGAACAGCTGCATTTATAACATCACAAGCTGAAAACACTTTCGGTCCATGGCCTGTAACTCAGGGATTGCCAACTCTTGAGATCCATAGATATTTACCTGTGGAAACCCAGTTCAGACATTATATGGCTTTGGAAACTATCGATGATATTATTATATCTAATTGCTACCCTACAGACCGAGAAATTGAAAAATTGAAAAATGTAAGAAAAGATATGGTAAGCTTTGCAGTGGAACTTATTTCGGATATTCCTGAAGTTGAAAGGAAAATAGTTACGGAAGAACTTCACTTTAATAGAGGTGATGTTTCGGAAAATGTTATAAGGTCCACTAACAGCAGGGTAAAATATAAAGGTCATAATTTCAAACTGTTTAATGCTCCTGAAATTATAAAAAGAGGAGATATAATAATTGAAAGCAGTGAATATGGACATTATGCAGGGGAATTGATGATTGCTTTGAAAGAAATGAAAAATACGGGAAAATCAAATGTAGTCGGAAAAATATTTGAACATGAACAGTTTATTTTGGATTACATAAAGCCGTGGCAGAAATTTGCTTTTTCTGAAAAATAA
- a CDS encoding PTS sugar transporter subunit IIC has product MLEKLSMQMAKLSEQRHLRAIRDGIIATLPLIIVGSIFLIVAFPPFPADWGISVWAKENIAKILLPYRMTMFIMALYAVMGIGNSLAKSYKLDGITGAILATCGFLLTIVPGVVKEIAVITQVIDGKEVQVIAEKGTEGAAILQEGLGFVMPMTNLGSAGLFVGILIAIFAVEVYRLTTTTGFRIKMPDSVPASVARSFEALTPTLIVVLVVATVSYWLNVNLHGIMKIIIGPLVKATDSWISVIIIVFLITFFWSFGIHGVSIVGSLVRPLWLTLLEENSTALADGKMIPHIAAEPFYQWFIWIGGSGATIGLAILLTTMAKSSYGKTLGRTSIVSSIFNINEPIIFGSPIVLNPVLIPPFIIVPIVNSSLAYLFTSIGWVNKVTSTPPWTLPAPIGAFLATNGDFRASILSIILIISSIIIYYPFFKVYDKKMIEEESSGEQE; this is encoded by the coding sequence ATGCTGGAAAAATTATCAATGCAAATGGCAAAACTCTCTGAGCAGAGACACTTGAGAGCTATCCGTGACGGGATTATAGCTACATTGCCTTTAATAATAGTGGGGTCGATATTCTTGATTGTAGCATTTCCGCCATTTCCTGCAGACTGGGGAATATCAGTATGGGCAAAGGAAAATATAGCTAAAATACTGCTGCCTTACCGTATGACAATGTTTATAATGGCTCTTTATGCGGTCATGGGAATAGGAAACAGTTTGGCGAAGTCTTATAAACTCGACGGGATTACAGGGGCAATACTTGCAACGTGCGGATTTCTGTTGACAATAGTTCCGGGAGTTGTAAAAGAAATTGCTGTAATTACACAAGTTATTGACGGGAAAGAAGTACAGGTAATAGCTGAAAAAGGAACTGAAGGAGCTGCTATCCTTCAGGAAGGTCTGGGCTTTGTAATGCCTATGACAAATTTAGGTTCGGCAGGGCTTTTTGTAGGTATCCTTATTGCAATATTTGCAGTTGAGGTATACAGACTTACTACAACTACAGGATTTAGAATAAAGATGCCTGACAGTGTTCCCGCTTCAGTTGCAAGGTCTTTTGAAGCACTGACACCGACGCTTATAGTAGTTCTTGTAGTAGCTACAGTAAGTTACTGGTTAAATGTAAATTTACACGGAATAATGAAGATAATTATAGGGCCTCTTGTAAAAGCCACTGATTCATGGATTTCAGTAATAATAATAGTATTTCTTATAACATTTTTCTGGTCATTCGGAATACACGGAGTTTCAATAGTAGGTTCCCTTGTAAGACCTTTATGGCTTACACTTCTTGAAGAAAACAGTACAGCTCTTGCTGACGGAAAAATGATACCCCATATAGCTGCAGAACCTTTTTATCAGTGGTTTATATGGATAGGAGGGTCAGGAGCGACAATAGGACTTGCAATACTTCTGACTACAATGGCGAAATCCAGTTATGGAAAAACACTTGGAAGAACATCTATCGTGTCATCAATATTCAATATTAATGAACCTATTATATTCGGATCACCGATAGTGTTGAACCCTGTACTTATACCGCCTTTTATAATTGTGCCTATTGTAAATTCTTCGCTTGCATATTTATTTACATCAATCGGGTGGGTAAACAAAGTTACATCAACACCGCCTTGGACGCTGCCGGCACCTATAGGAGCATTTTTAGCTACCAATGGAGATTTTAGAGCATCAATATTAAGTATTATTCTGATAATATCATCAATTATAATATATTATCCGTTCTTTAAAGTATATGATAAAAAAATGATCGAAGAGGAAAGTTCAGGAGAGCAGGAATAG
- a CDS encoding PTS sugar transporter subunit IIB — MKILFVCSLGMSSTIAVNALKKEAQSKGVEVEVNAVSTQQFEEEIKKGYDAAMVAPQVKHRFDTLNQQAKEAGVPCEMIQPQAYSPLGGPKLLKQIQDLLAK; from the coding sequence ATGAAAATATTATTTGTGTGCTCTTTAGGCATGTCCAGCACAATTGCAGTAAATGCACTAAAAAAGGAAGCGCAGTCAAAAGGAGTGGAAGTTGAAGTAAATGCTGTAAGTACCCAACAGTTTGAAGAAGAAATAAAAAAAGGCTATGATGCCGCAATGGTAGCTCCCCAAGTAAAGCATAGATTTGATACATTGAATCAACAGGCAAAAGAAGCGGGAGTACCGTGTGAAATGATACAGCCTCAGGCATACAGCCCTTTAGGAGGCCCGAAGCTTTTGAAGCAGATACAGGATTTATTGGCAAAATAG
- a CDS encoding PTS lactose/cellobiose transporter subunit IIA, with protein MDKEKLEIIVFDIVNSAGTAKGLAYEALREAEKGNWNEAENLLKEADKSLLEAHNIQTEIIQAETSGDDIDVSVLFVHAQDHLMTAVEAKSLIECMIKMYKRIDRLEKSKI; from the coding sequence GTGGATAAGGAAAAATTAGAAATAATTGTATTTGATATTGTAAACAGTGCAGGAACAGCCAAAGGTTTGGCTTATGAAGCTTTAAGAGAAGCTGAAAAAGGGAACTGGAATGAAGCTGAAAATCTGTTGAAAGAGGCTGATAAGTCATTACTTGAAGCTCATAATATTCAGACAGAAATTATTCAAGCCGAAACATCAGGGGATGATATAGATGTTTCAGTTCTGTTTGTACATGCTCAAGATCATCTGATGACGGCTGTGGAAGCGAAATCGTTAATTGAATGTATGATTAAAATGTATAAAAGAATAGATAGATTGGAAAAATCGAAAATATAG
- a CDS encoding transcriptional regulator — MGKLNINSKLQKYIPLVDFLEAILGKNSEIVLHDLEDLDHSIVAIRNNHISNREVGAPATDLVLRILKESHKEERDFIANYRGIGKFNKALKSSTYFIREEGELIGMICVNTDEAVFDGLFSMVKKLQENFIKEEIVPNNENMDSENLSLSIEEVAHEAISDVLSTQNVSIEYLKQQDKLKIIEVLYLKGIFLLKGAVVEIAKALGMSEASVYRYVQIIKRQEQEENKSKKTKR; from the coding sequence ATGGGAAAATTGAATATAAATTCCAAATTACAAAAATATATTCCACTTGTGGATTTTCTTGAAGCGATTTTGGGGAAAAATAGTGAAATAGTGTTACATGATTTGGAAGACCTTGATCATTCAATAGTCGCAATCAGAAATAATCATATTTCCAATCGGGAAGTCGGAGCACCTGCAACAGACCTTGTATTAAGGATTTTAAAGGAAAGCCACAAAGAAGAAAGAGACTTTATTGCGAATTATAGGGGGATAGGGAAATTTAATAAAGCATTGAAATCATCGACTTATTTTATCCGTGAAGAAGGAGAATTAATAGGAATGATATGTGTCAACACGGATGAAGCAGTTTTTGACGGTCTTTTTTCCATGGTGAAAAAATTACAGGAAAATTTTATTAAGGAAGAGATAGTTCCGAATAATGAAAATATGGATTCGGAGAATTTGTCATTATCCATAGAGGAAGTTGCTCATGAAGCAATAAGCGATGTATTGTCTACTCAAAATGTTTCCATAGAATATTTAAAACAGCAGGATAAGTTAAAAATTATAGAAGTATTGTATTTAAAAGGAATATTCCTGCTGAAAGGAGCAGTCGTGGAAATTGCGAAGGCTCTGGGAATGTCTGAAGCAAGTGTTTACCGTTATGTTCAAATAATAAAAAGACAGGAGCAGGAAGAAAATAAAAGTAAAAAAACTAAAAGATAA
- a CDS encoding PTS sugar transporter subunit IIA, which translates to MKIMDYLSEDRIKIGLTEKTKSGILEEMAKLFLNGDIVDSENMDEFLKDLNEREKLSSTGLQDGIAIPHAKSPAVKKMALAMGTVKDGVEFDCMDGEVSKLFFMIAAPENTKGEHLDLLAEISKLSYDEDLLEKLENADKSLEIIKLLEKF; encoded by the coding sequence ATGAAAATAATGGATTATTTATCTGAAGATAGAATAAAAATCGGATTGACTGAAAAAACAAAATCCGGAATTCTTGAAGAAATGGCAAAACTCTTTTTAAATGGAGATATAGTAGATTCTGAGAATATGGATGAATTTTTAAAAGATTTGAACGAAAGGGAAAAACTGTCATCTACAGGGTTACAGGACGGAATAGCCATACCTCATGCAAAATCTCCGGCAGTGAAAAAAATGGCACTTGCAATGGGAACTGTAAAAGATGGAGTGGAATTTGACTGTATGGATGGAGAAGTGTCAAAACTTTTTTTTATGATTGCAGCTCCTGAAAATACAAAAGGTGAACATCTAGATTTATTAGCGGAAATATCAAAATTATCTTATGATGAAGATTTGCTTGAAAAACTCGAAAATGCTGATAAATCTCTGGAAATAATTAAATTACTGGAAAAATTTTAA
- the miaA gene encoding tRNA (adenosine(37)-N6)-dimethylallyltransferase MiaA, whose amino-acid sequence MEKVLKGLVISGPTGVGKTHMSISLAKKIKADIISADSMQVYKKMDIGTAKITCEEMKGIKHYMLDVIEPDEDYSVGDFEKKVNKILKEKEEKSENIIIVGGTGLYIKAITDGFSFLPSKDRRIRKELEKKSMKELTDELKKLDEKTFNEIDLNNKVRLIRALEVCLLTGKKFSDLKTDNKKNNNYNFLKIFLTRNREEIYDRINKRVDEMKNKGLEHEARRIYTEYGHSKYKITAIGYKEFFNYFDGNISFEEAIEEIKKESRRYAKRQLTWFRKEKEYVMYNLSEKSEQEIEKEILEKWKNFK is encoded by the coding sequence ATGGAAAAAGTTTTAAAAGGACTTGTAATAAGCGGACCTACAGGAGTCGGAAAAACTCATATGTCTATAAGTCTCGCAAAGAAAATAAAGGCGGATATTATTTCTGCGGATTCGATGCAGGTATATAAAAAAATGGATATAGGAACTGCAAAGATTACCTGTGAGGAAATGAAAGGAATAAAGCATTATATGCTTGATGTTATAGAACCTGATGAGGATTACTCAGTGGGAGATTTTGAAAAAAAAGTCAACAAAATTTTAAAAGAAAAGGAAGAAAAAAGTGAAAATATAATTATAGTCGGGGGAACGGGACTTTATATAAAAGCAATAACCGACGGATTTTCGTTTTTACCTTCAAAAGACCGAAGAATAAGAAAAGAACTTGAAAAAAAGTCAATGAAAGAATTAACCGATGAATTGAAAAAATTGGATGAAAAAACTTTTAATGAAATAGATCTTAACAATAAAGTGAGACTTATAAGGGCTCTTGAAGTATGTTTATTAACAGGGAAAAAATTCAGTGATTTAAAAACGGATAATAAAAAAAATAATAATTACAATTTTCTTAAAATATTTCTCACGAGGAATAGGGAAGAAATATATGACAGAATAAATAAAAGAGTGGATGAAATGAAAAACAAAGGACTTGAACATGAAGCTCGGAGAATATACACTGAATATGGTCACAGTAAATATAAAATAACTGCCATAGGATATAAGGAATTTTTTAATTATTTTGATGGAAATATTTCATTTGAAGAAGCTATAGAAGAAATAAAAAAAGAAAGCAGAAGATATGCTAAAAGACAGCTGACATGGTTCAGAAAAGAAAAAGAATATGTAATGTATAATCTTTCTGAAAAAAGTGAACAGGAAATAGAAAAAGAAATTTTGGAAAAATGGAAAAATTTTAAATAA
- the obgE gene encoding GTPase ObgE → MFIDESVITVISGNGGDGAATFRREKFVQFGGPDGGDGGKGGDIVFLTDPNINTLVDFKSSKKFQAENGEKGSSARSTGKSGSDLIIKVPVGTMIRDFETGKLLLDLSTPNEKTIFLKGGDGGRGNIHFKSSVRKAPRIAESGREGVELKVKLELKLLADVALVGYPSVGKSSFINKVSAANSKVAGYHFTTLKPKLGVVRIGEEESFVIADIPGLIEGAHEGVGLGDRFLKHIERCKIIIHIVDISGLDGRNPEEDFLKINKELENYSRKLGEKPQLVVANKIDMLYDDEKYEKFEKFIKEQGVKYVYPVSVIANDGIKQVIMKAWEMIKEIPREELEEEYSVEELLKEMKKKDDWIIKKLEDHIFEVDGRIVDDVLRKYVFTGDEGIINFLQVMRNLGMEVELENAGVEEGDIIIIAGYEFEYVV, encoded by the coding sequence ATGTTTATAGATGAAAGTGTAATTACCGTAATATCCGGAAATGGAGGAGACGGTGCAGCAACGTTCAGGAGAGAGAAATTTGTACAATTTGGAGGTCCTGACGGTGGTGATGGAGGAAAAGGAGGAGATATTGTTTTTCTTACAGATCCTAATATAAATACACTGGTTGACTTTAAAAGCAGTAAAAAATTTCAGGCAGAAAACGGTGAAAAAGGATCTTCTGCACGTTCTACAGGAAAGTCGGGGAGTGATTTAATAATAAAAGTACCGGTGGGAACTATGATAAGGGATTTTGAAACTGGGAAACTGCTTTTAGATTTGAGTACTCCAAATGAAAAAACAATATTTTTAAAAGGTGGTGACGGAGGAAGAGGAAATATTCATTTTAAATCTTCGGTAAGAAAAGCTCCGAGAATAGCTGAAAGTGGAAGAGAAGGAGTGGAACTTAAAGTAAAACTTGAGCTGAAACTTCTTGCAGATGTTGCTTTAGTAGGATATCCGAGTGTCGGGAAATCCAGTTTTATAAATAAAGTATCTGCAGCAAATTCTAAAGTTGCAGGGTATCATTTTACGACATTAAAGCCTAAACTGGGAGTAGTAAGGATAGGAGAAGAGGAAAGTTTTGTAATAGCCGATATTCCCGGATTGATTGAAGGAGCCCATGAGGGAGTAGGTCTTGGAGACAGATTTTTAAAACATATAGAAAGATGTAAAATAATTATACATATTGTAGATATTTCAGGATTAGATGGAAGAAATCCCGAAGAGGACTTTTTGAAAATTAATAAAGAACTTGAAAATTACAGTCGAAAATTAGGAGAAAAACCTCAACTTGTTGTAGCAAATAAAATCGATATGCTTTATGATGATGAAAAATACGAAAAATTTGAAAAATTTATAAAAGAACAAGGGGTAAAATATGTTTATCCTGTTTCCGTCATAGCAAATGATGGGATAAAACAGGTTATTATGAAAGCTTGGGAAATGATAAAAGAGATTCCGAGAGAAGAACTTGAAGAAGAATATTCTGTAGAAGAATTATTGAAAGAAATGAAAAAGAAAGATGATTGGATTATAAAAAAACTTGAAGATCATATATTTGAAGTCGATGGAAGAATAGTGGATGATGTACTTAGAAAATATGTTTTTACGGGAGACGAAGGAATTATAAACTTTTTACAGGTAATGAGAAATTTAGGAATGGAAGTTGAACTTGAAAATGCAGGTGTAGAAGAAGGAGATATCATTATTATTGCAGGATATGAATTTGAGTATGTCGTGTAA
- a CDS encoding DNA alkylation repair protein, which yields MDFEKIFGEIVSYKNEEEAERMSSYMLNKFKYIGIRTPERRKLFKNSFKEAKKEGEIDWTFINKCWENEYREIQYVALDYIQTVKDFLTDGDIPKLKKLILLKSWWDTVDNLDMVIGGIALKYPQVNDILLKWSTDKNIWLRRIAIDHQLLRKEKTNTELLEKILENNFGQTEFFINKAIGWALRDYSKTNPDWVRKFIEKNKDKMAKLSMKEGSKYI from the coding sequence AAAAATTTTTGGAGAAATAGTAAGTTATAAAAATGAAGAAGAAGCTGAGAGAATGTCCTCATACATGTTGAATAAATTTAAATACATAGGAATAAGAACTCCCGAACGCAGAAAACTGTTCAAAAATTCGTTTAAGGAAGCTAAAAAGGAAGGGGAAATAGACTGGACTTTTATAAATAAATGCTGGGAAAATGAATATAGGGAGATACAGTATGTAGCTCTTGATTATATACAGACAGTAAAAGATTTTTTAACAGATGGAGATATACCTAAATTAAAAAAACTCATTTTGTTGAAATCATGGTGGGATACAGTTGACAATCTTGATATGGTGATAGGCGGAATAGCTTTGAAATATCCTCAGGTAAACGACATTCTTTTGAAATGGAGTACAGATAAAAATATATGGCTCAGAAGAATAGCGATAGATCATCAGCTTCTCAGAAAGGAGAAAACAAATACGGAGCTTCTTGAAAAAATACTGGAAAATAACTTTGGTCAAACCGAATTTTTTATTAATAAAGCAATAGGCTGGGCATTAAGGGATTACAGTAAGACCAATCCTGATTGGGTAAGGAAATTTATTGAAAAAAATAAAGATAAAATGGCAAAATTAAGTATGAAAGAAGGAAGTAAGTATATCTGA